The region aatacagtaactaaattaacgaaaaatcaagcatcaacaggtgttggcatttcccaagagcatagcagtaatgactttatgaactacttcacttccaagatcgatactatcagagataaaattgtatccttgcagccgtcagctacagtatcgcatcagatagcgcactatagacccctgaggaacaatttcattcattctctactgtgggagaggaagaattgtataaacttgttaaatcatctaaaccaacaacatgtatgttagacccgattccatctaaactactaaaagagctgcttccagaagtcatagatcctcttttggctattattaattcatcattgtcattaggatatgtccccaaaaccttcaaattggctgttattaagcctctcattaaaaaaccacaacttgaccccaaagatctagttaattacagaccgatctcaaatctcccttttctgtcaaagatactagaaaaggtagtatcctcacaattatattccttcctagagaaaaatgatatctgtgaggaattccagtcaggatttagatcgtatcatagtactgagactgctctcattagagttacaaatgacctgcttctatcatctgatcgtggttgtatctctttattagttctactggatcttagcgctgcgttcgacactatcgaccacaacattcttttgaatagactacaaaactttgttggcattagtggaagtgccttagcatggttcaaatcgtacttatctgaccgccatcagtttgtagcagtgaatgaagaggtatcatatcgatcacaagtgcagtatggagtacctcaaggctcagtactagggccgttacttttcacgctttatatgttacccttgggaaatattatcaggagacatggtgttagctttcactgttatgctgatgatactcagctctatatttcttcgcagcccggtgaaacacaccaaattgagaaactaacggaatgcatagtcgatataaaaaactggatgatgagtaattttttactgctaaattctgaaaaaacagaggtgttaattatcggacctaaaaaccccacatgtaataacctagaacattatctaacacttgacggctgctctgtcaattcttcttcatcagtcaggaacctaggtgtgctgttcgatagcaatctgtcatttgaaagccatgtttctagcatctgtaaaactgcattttttcatctcaaaagcatatctaaattgcgaccaatgctctcaacgtcaaatgcagaaatgttaattcatgcgtttatgacctcaaggttagactattgtaatgctttattaggtggttgttctgcacgcttgatcaacaaactacagttagtccaaaatgcagcagctagagtccttactagaaccaggaaatatgaccatattagcccggttctgtcaacactgcactggctccccatcaagcatcggatagattttaaaatcttgttaattacttataaagccctgaatggtttagctcctcagtacttgagcgagctcttatcgcattatagtcctccacgtccgctgcgttctcaaaactctggccgtttgataatacctagaatatcaaaatcgactgcgggcagcaggtcctattcctatttagcacccaaactctggaacagtctacctaacactgttcgggaggcagacacactctgtcagtttaaatctagattaaagacccatctctttagcctggcttacacataacacattaatacgcttctattattcaaatccgttaaaggattgttaggctgcattaattagatcaaccggaaccgggaacactccccataacacacgatgtactcgttacatcgtaagttgaatggcatctacgctaatatttgtctgtttctttcctagtctgtttctcagtccgtatccgatcagatggtggatcagcaccaagagatgatgtctacagccctgatcgtcagcggagaccaggacacccagatgacccccagagatatatcaaccaaaaataacaaaataactaaaatataataattataataattaaaatacctaactacataatactactattgttagaaattgcaacaaaattaaaatagaaatataaacttttgaactgcgggtttcgtctggtcagaggagaactggccccccgactgagcctggtttctcccacgGTTTTtatctccattctgtcacagagggagttttggttccttgccgctgtcgcctctggcttgctcagttggggacacttaatttctagcgattatcgccgatttgattgcacagatactatttaaactaaactgagctagacaatgacatctctgaattcaataatgaaatgcctttaactgaaaattgagtgtttaatcttatcattatacattactgacactctatcctccaatttgatactgttaagtgctttgacacaatctgtattgtaaaagcgctatataaataaaggtgacttgacttgacttagttAATGACAATACAGTTGTTGTTTATcccatgttagttcacagtgcattaactaatgttaacaaacacaacttgtgattttaataatgcattggtaaatgctgaaattaacattagctaagcttaataaatgctgtagaagtattgttcattaatgtttttaactaacgttaatgttaactaatgaaccttattgtaaattgttaccacattttttatatttataagcaaaacttactatattaatatattgctaGCCCGTTCCTCTCTTATAAAGTAAGTTAGTGGAGAACAGCCCGTGGCTAATCTGGCTACTTTAGTAACATTAGATGAAAGCTCACCTGTTGTTACGACGTCAATCACAGGTAAAGACTCCAATACTCCTCCGATGCAGACGACATGACCACAAGACCacaaacttgaaaataaaatacaaaatatgtacTTTATAGTGGTATTTCTTAACTCAGTTTTCCTCAGTATTTCATGTTAGCTCGCGGTTTTATTTTACGTCTCTCACTGAATAGGGACCGTCTCTAAAGTTACATACAACATTGGTACACGCGTTTCTAACTTAAATAGTATTTGAAGAGAATTGCACTTGCGATAAAGAGGCAGTGTACAGAAGATATTATGCTTCTCTGTGTTCGTTAACTTCGGCTAAATGACATTATTAACTTACCAGTTGATGTTATCATCGAAACTATGCCAGTCACAAGAAGAGGCTTCATCCAAAATACACCTCCGACGTTGTCGACGAAATCTAGACTAGAAATttgaaaagaacaaacaaaagaattacttgaaaatactgtttaaaatctcCACTGAATTGAAACAGTGGTGTTGCCTACACACTTTACCTCAGTAACATTATTTCACGTTAGTTCGTTGTTAAGGTTAAGTAACGTTAACGACTCGCCAGATGAACTAACTTGCATTAAAGGGCAGCCAAACCTACAAACGTGTTTCCCGGTTTAATAAGGTTTATTTTGGCTAATATAGGtgaccttcatttactcaccagtCGATGCTATCACTGTTATGGCGGCGTTAATCCGGCCTTCAGTCAGAAAAAAAGGCCTCAACTCCGACATGAAAAACGACACGATGGATGTTAGTTTGctgttaataaattaaaacatcttaaaatatctcagttttgcataaaacagaaataatatatgCCTACTAACCTTTTTGTCTAGTTAACAGTGCAAAGTGTCTCTTTTGTCCTTTTACCGCTGCTTCCACCAAACAGCAAACAAAATACATCTCCCTTGCCATTGGTCAGTTTTTCGCGGGCAAGTtcactactgtaaatttacagtagtttACTGTAGTGACCATACATTTTCCCATAATCCTTTgcagtttacagtaaaatactgtatatacattttacagtatcttactgtacataatacagtaaaatactgttcaaaTTACAGAAATCGGTTACAGTGCATGCATTgcatctatttatttaattgttgaAATTTTCTGGTCTTTTTGTGTGGATATAAGCATTATATGACTCATGCAGTACAGTCCAAGTATTCTGAAGTCATACAGTAGATTCATGTGTAGAACAGATTGTACAAGTCTAACTCAATCATGAAGAATTGAATTCCTATCTGTTTCTCACACTAAACCATCATATGAGTTCAGAAGACTTTAAATCGGAGGGAAAGGCAGAGTTCATTTACGTTAATTTGATGGAAAAGatcagcatgaacattctgctaTATTGTGTTCCACTAAAGAAAACCgcacaggtttggaaagacgtGAGAGCGAGTAAATCATCATTTTCTCTTTTCTGATAAACCGGCCAGGCCCACCACGCTGGTTTCTGCAGGTCAGGTGAGCTGGTTTGATGGTTTTGACCACTTTTTCTGCTACAACTGGCTGCAGAGCCGTGGTTTTTCTGCAGAGTGTTTATTGTCTAAATGATCACAAATGTAATTGATTGTAGAAGGAGGTTGAGCATCAGTGGCTTGTTTTTGATGTGGGATACTGGTGTGCAAAACCCTCCCAGTTTTGAGCAGACATAAAAGGCAAATGAAACATTGTCTGTTCTTTCTTGTTCCGTCTCAAGATGCATCTGCGAGTCTCCATCGTTCTTCTTTTCATTCTTCTAACTGGAGGTACAGAAAACATAcagcatatttaatatattttgtgatgtaaatagATGACACTGAATgcctctctctgtctgtttgtcATTTAAGGATTCTCTCTAAACTGTTATGATTGCCAGGATCAACAAAGAGATACTTGTACAAAAGAGAAAACATGTAATGGTAAACATACCAAGTGTGCAAGTACAAAAACAGTAGACTACTTTGGTAAGTTCAGTATGATGAAGTGCACTTTTACTGTTACGGgcaaagttttgttttgttttattcttttaaaattaaGAGTTTAggacaaaaattttaattttttttaatcttaaatagATTGCCATTTCTTGTTTTTCACTATTTTTGCCTTCACtagttcatttaaataaatttaagttctgtgtattattgtaatatgttatttcaaaattttacaaGGCATgtcatacactctcagaaataaaggtacaaaagctgtcactggggcggtaccttttcaaaaggtccatgtttgtacctaaagtgtccattttggtaccttaaaggtacacattagtacttaaagtgtacatatttgaacctaataggtacaaaactgtgccttttgaaaaggtaccgccccagtgacagcttttgtacctttatctCTGAGAGTGTATGAAACACCTTGTCAACCCAGCATATTTCACTTTGCCATTTAAGAGTTATATACTGCtacctttttgttgttgtttttgacgTTGTTTGTTGTGATAGGACGGTATAGAAACCTGACAGAGGAAAGGGTAAGGATCGGAAACTCGACTCGCCTAAAGTACAAACAAGCTACATGTTGGAGCAAGTACACCGGTATAGTGCTGCTATTCTGGTATCCATCTATTGATGGCCATTTAAAACTATAGatattttctctcttctttttttccccaagttTCACTAAATTAtagtacaaataaaatgtttactcCAAAACCCAAATATTTACTCCAGTGTAAATCACTCCAGTGCAAATTTGTTTCTGCTTTTCTTCTCATTCATTCTTCTCCCTTTTTTATGTAGCTCCCCTGAAGGAAACCTTTTCTTGGAGCTGTGCTATGCCACATGAATGTAAAAGCTGGTCTTTTAGCACAGGCTGCTGGAGAAAGATGTTTTATGCCCAGTGCTGTAACACCAAATTTTGCAATCAAAAAAAGGCAACAGGTATCATTCTTCATTTGACTGTGAAAACCAAGTGCCAAATTACCAAAGTATACGACAGTTGAAAAAGATATTACTTTTTACTGAATACTAAAGGATAAACATTATTTgtgtagaaaataaaaatatatatatatttatgttttatacattaaaaagcattaagATACTTTTTGGAATGCTATGGAATTATATAGTAAATCTGGAAAAATGGGCAGTTTTGTGTGCTATAACTacaccgtttttttttttttttaatttagtgcagTTGAATGTTAATCCAGCAGCTGAGGAAATGTTGTTTGATtgcaatgtaatattttatttacaaatcttGCAGGATTTTCTTCAACCTCTCATAACCCCAACGGAAAGAAATGTTTCACTTGTGATGATGTGGGCTGCTCAAAAGTAATGAGTTGTTGGGGGGATGAAAACCAATGCTTTACTACAAAAGCAAATGGTAAGAATGTAGGAGTTTTCTTCTCATAAACTGTTATTTCCCTATTAGCAATTTTGACCTGTAACATACAATGAATTGAATCAAAggtctttttaattatttgaatacaGTAGGCCACTTTGTGTGTGGCACTTGACTTGTGTTTTCTTACATGTTAATAGAAACTTTAAAGGCTATCAAAGGATGTGCATCGAAACCTGCCTGTGATCGGGAGCTTGGACGGATTTTAGAATCTTATGGGAACATCACATGTTGTTCAGGTTACCTGTGTAACGGTGCTCAGAGCGTCACTCAGAGCTTCCTGTTCCTCTGCTGTTCTCTGCTCTCCTTCATCCTGCTGCACTGAATCCAGAAGCAATGATTCTCACatcagcattttaataaattactgTGCATTATAAAGAAAGATGGTATTGTCTGaaatcatttgattaaaaacatgatGTAAGAACCTCAAACAATGGCGTAGGAATACACTGAACGTTTAAGTATTCTGAAAAACATGTGAAGTTCATACAAACTATGATTTGAAGATGCTAAGAAATACCgaaattcaattaaatgtttCATGCAAATTGTCTTTCTGATAATATaagactaattaaaaaaaaaaaaccagaagCATTTTAATGGAGATTACTGACATTTGCACCCAACAACAcgtaaaaataaaggtgctttattggcatgtaTGCTTTCATGAAGAAGAACCTCTAATATCCATGAAATCTTTTAATTCCACCAAAAAATCTTTAGAGTGGAATAAAGTTTCTTTagattatcaaaatatttttcacactAAAACTAGTTCTTCTAAGAATGTACCATAGGTTTTTTGAAGAACGCAGATTGGTTCTTCCATGGCATCGCTGCAAAAATCCCTTTTGGaccctttattttaaaatattgcataATTATAAGGTCAGCAATCAAACATCAGTTTCAAACATCTTCCAGAAGTTGTGTATATAAGCTCTTCTCTGCACAGCAAAAATATGTTGGGAGATTTGTCACCATGGGTGTTAAAATTAACACTTTCCGGGTGAACATACAGGTCCATCTTTGCTAgtgttaaaacaacactgacaaaagtgtttattataccaacac is a window of Onychostoma macrolepis isolate SWU-2019 chromosome 21, ASM1243209v1, whole genome shotgun sequence DNA encoding:
- the si:dkey-102g19.3 gene encoding uncharacterized protein si:dkey-102g19.3, translating into MHLRVSIVLLFILLTGGFSLNCYDCQDQQRDTCTKEKTCNGKHTKCASTKTVDYFGRYRNLTEERVRIGNSTRLKYKQATCWSKYTAPLKETFSWSCAMPHECKSWSFSTGCWRKMFYAQCCNTKFCNQKKATGFSSTSHNPNGKKCFTCDDVGCSKVMSCWGDENQCFTTKANETLKAIKGCASKPACDRELGRILESYGNITCCSGYLCNGAQSVTQSFLFLCCSLLSFILLH